One Caulobacter segnis genomic window carries:
- a CDS encoding sugar phosphate isomerase/epimerase family protein, producing MKTLKGPAIFLAQFIGSEPPFDKLETMAKWVAELGYVGVQMPTGGADSFFDLALAAESQTYCDDIAGLLAGHGLRITELSTHLQGQLVAVHPAYDELFDGFAPPELRGKPKERQEWAVGQVKAAAVASRRLGLKAHATFSGALAWPYFYPWPQRPAGLVEEAFAELGRRWKPILDVFDNEGVDVAYEIHPGEDLHDGATFERFLDEVGGHPRANILYDPSHFVLQQLDYLAYIDRYHERIKAFHVKDAEFRPTAQSGVYGGYQGWVDRPGRFRSLGDGQVDFKAIFSKLAQYDYDGWAVLEWECALKHPEQGAREGAPFIRDHIIRVTDKAFDDFAGSGSDAGRNRRLLGL from the coding sequence ATGAAGACGCTCAAGGGGCCGGCCATCTTTCTGGCCCAGTTCATCGGCAGCGAGCCGCCGTTCGACAAGCTGGAGACTATGGCCAAGTGGGTCGCGGAGCTCGGCTATGTCGGCGTGCAGATGCCGACCGGCGGCGCGGACTCGTTCTTCGACCTGGCGCTGGCGGCGGAAAGCCAGACCTATTGCGACGACATCGCCGGCCTGCTGGCCGGACATGGCCTGCGGATTACCGAGCTGTCGACCCACCTGCAGGGCCAACTGGTCGCGGTGCATCCGGCCTATGACGAGCTGTTCGACGGCTTCGCCCCGCCGGAGCTGCGCGGCAAGCCCAAGGAACGCCAGGAATGGGCCGTGGGACAGGTCAAGGCCGCCGCCGTCGCCAGCCGGCGCCTGGGGCTGAAGGCCCACGCCACCTTCTCGGGCGCGCTGGCCTGGCCGTACTTCTATCCTTGGCCGCAGCGGCCCGCGGGCCTGGTCGAGGAAGCCTTCGCCGAATTGGGCCGCCGCTGGAAGCCGATCCTGGATGTCTTCGACAACGAAGGCGTCGACGTCGCCTACGAGATCCATCCGGGCGAGGACCTGCACGACGGCGCGACGTTCGAGCGGTTCCTGGACGAGGTGGGCGGCCACCCGCGCGCCAACATCCTCTACGACCCCAGCCACTTCGTGCTGCAGCAGCTGGACTATCTGGCCTACATCGATCGCTATCACGAGCGGATCAAGGCCTTCCACGTCAAGGACGCCGAGTTCCGGCCGACGGCTCAGTCGGGCGTCTATGGCGGCTATCAGGGCTGGGTCGATCGGCCGGGGCGTTTCCGTTCGCTGGGCGATGGCCAGGTGGACTTCAAGGCGATCTTCTCCAAGCTGGCCCAGTACGACTATGACGGCTGGGCGGTGCTGGAATGGGAGTGCGCCCTCAAGCATCCCGAGCAGGGCGCCCGCGAAGGCGCGCCGTTCATTCGCGACCACATCATCCGGGTCACGGACAAGGCGTTCGACGATTTCGCCGGCAGCGGGTCCGACGCCGGCCGCAATCGCCGGCTACTGGGCCTGTAG
- a CDS encoding sugar phosphate isomerase/epimerase family protein, translating into MQKESLVRSTAYETRAAALSRRGLLAAGAATLGAAFAGAAAAAETPFFQRHKLPVGIQLYSLGPDLAKELDAQLATVAKIGFKSVELAGYLGRTPAELRAAFDKAGLVAPSAHISPKGPNGFSGDLAKLADELHVIGVKSAIMPILYIPDRFTGADLRQAGAQMTADDWKWNADFLNEKAAVLKKAGIVSGYHNHNFEFAPLGDTNGMEILLKGTDPNLVTFEMDAGWVTAAGQDPFALLKAYPGRFTQMHVKDIKPTTKANFVLQQDPTEVGGGMIDWKRLLPAAYGTGVRGFYYEQEPPFAHARLESAKISYDYLAKVVA; encoded by the coding sequence ATGCAAAAGGAAAGCCTCGTGCGCTCAACCGCTTACGAAACCCGAGCCGCCGCCCTTTCGCGGCGCGGACTGCTGGCCGCCGGCGCGGCCACCCTTGGCGCGGCCTTCGCCGGCGCGGCCGCTGCGGCCGAGACGCCGTTCTTCCAGCGCCACAAGCTGCCCGTCGGCATCCAGCTCTACAGTCTGGGTCCGGACCTGGCGAAGGAGCTGGACGCCCAGCTCGCCACGGTGGCCAAGATCGGCTTCAAGTCGGTGGAACTGGCCGGCTATCTCGGCCGCACCCCGGCCGAGCTGCGCGCCGCCTTCGACAAGGCCGGACTGGTCGCCCCCAGCGCCCACATCTCGCCCAAGGGTCCGAACGGCTTCAGCGGCGATCTGGCCAAGCTGGCCGACGAGCTGCACGTGATCGGGGTGAAGTCGGCGATCATGCCGATCCTCTACATCCCGGACCGCTTCACCGGCGCGGATCTGCGCCAGGCCGGCGCCCAGATGACCGCCGACGACTGGAAGTGGAACGCCGACTTCCTGAACGAGAAGGCCGCCGTGCTGAAGAAGGCCGGCATCGTCAGCGGCTACCACAACCACAATTTCGAGTTCGCGCCGCTGGGTGACACGAATGGCATGGAGATCCTGCTGAAGGGCACGGATCCGAACCTGGTCACCTTCGAGATGGACGCCGGCTGGGTCACGGCCGCGGGCCAGGACCCGTTCGCCCTGCTGAAGGCCTATCCGGGCCGCTTCACCCAGATGCACGTCAAGGACATCAAGCCGACCACCAAGGCCAATTTCGTCCTGCAGCAGGATCCGACCGAGGTCGGCGGCGGCATGATCGACTGGAAGAGGCTGCTGCCTGCCGCCTATGGCACCGGGGTCCGGGGTTTCTACTACGAGCAGGAGCCGCCGTTCGCCCACGCCCGGCTGGAGTCGGCCAAGATCAGCTACGACTACCTGGCCAAGGTGGTCGCCTGA
- a CDS encoding gluconate 2-dehydrogenase subunit 3 family protein: MLNRRDAIRGLALAVGVGASGWAERALAAAAPAPALTWTPTALTQDQARLLDVVAELIIPATDSPGARAAGVPQFIDRAVGDYYEKSQVEQLLGGLARMDADARAAHGDAFVALAPEHQVALLTTYDQQAGVARGQNQSHFFTALEDMVTVGYFTSEAGATMALRYDPVPGAYHGCVPLSEVGRAWATR, from the coding sequence ATGCTGAACCGACGCGATGCAATCCGTGGCTTGGCCCTGGCGGTCGGGGTTGGAGCTTCCGGCTGGGCCGAGCGCGCCCTGGCCGCCGCCGCGCCCGCCCCGGCCCTGACCTGGACCCCTACCGCCCTGACGCAGGACCAGGCCCGGCTGCTGGACGTGGTCGCCGAGCTGATCATCCCGGCGACGGACTCCCCCGGCGCGCGCGCGGCCGGCGTGCCGCAGTTCATCGACCGCGCGGTCGGCGACTACTACGAGAAGAGTCAGGTGGAACAGCTGCTGGGCGGGCTGGCGCGCATGGACGCCGACGCCCGCGCGGCGCATGGCGACGCCTTCGTCGCGCTGGCTCCCGAGCATCAGGTCGCGCTGCTGACGACCTATGACCAACAGGCTGGTGTCGCGCGAGGCCAGAACCAGTCCCACTTCTTCACGGCGCTGGAGGACATGGTGACGGTGGGCTACTTCACCTCCGAAGCCGGCGCGACCATGGCCTTGCGGTATGATCCCGTTCCCGGCGCGTACCACGGTTGCGTGCCGCTCTCCGAAGTCGGCCGAGCCTGGGCGACGCGCTAG
- a CDS encoding c-type cytochrome has product MKFQLTLAAIVAGAIPAAMATSAVAAPSGQQVFEQRCTVCHSLQPQPGKMGPPLAGVVGRKAGTAPGFAYSAAMKASGITWTPDQLDAFIKAPGKTVPGTKMLLGAPNADDRAAVIQYLGSLKK; this is encoded by the coding sequence ATGAAGTTCCAGCTTACGCTCGCCGCCATCGTGGCCGGGGCAATCCCGGCCGCCATGGCGACCAGCGCCGTCGCCGCGCCCTCGGGGCAGCAGGTGTTCGAGCAGCGCTGCACGGTCTGCCATTCGTTGCAGCCCCAGCCGGGCAAGATGGGCCCGCCGCTGGCCGGGGTCGTCGGTCGCAAGGCCGGGACCGCGCCCGGCTTCGCCTACAGCGCCGCGATGAAGGCCTCGGGCATCACCTGGACGCCTGACCAGCTGGACGCCTTTATCAAGGCCCCAGGCAAGACTGTGCCGGGGACCAAGATGCTGCTGGGCGCGCCGAACGCCGACGACCGCGCCGCCGTGATCCAGTATCTGGGCTCGCTGAAGAAATAG
- a CDS encoding GMC oxidoreductase has protein sequence MANLNGRARRKNTYDAIVVGSGITGGIAAKELTQKGLKVLVLERGRMVRHLEDYPTAVLDPWQTKYPQGQLPQAELAAHYPVQRRTNYTMTEYTQHFFVRDDENPYSEESRFDWIRGYHVGGRSLTWGRQSYRHSPIDFEANGREGIGVDWPIRYEDLAPWYEHVERFIGVSGQREGLAHFPDGHYQPPMEMNCVEKAFKAKSEARFPERRVSIGRAAHLTEPTEEQLSLGRTKCQFRNMCIRGCPFGGYYSSNSGGLVAAERTGNMVIRPNSIVTELIYDEKAGKATGVRILDAETKKDEEFYADVVFLCASAFNSTWIMMNSTSSRFPNGFGNASDQLGRNVMDHHLGVGATGEAPEFADMYYSGRRPNGIYVPRFRNLGDAATKRSDYLRGFGYQGGAYRAGWDRDLGNRAQGAKGFGASRKAALSQPGPWTMGLGGFGEILPYEDNRVTLNRDVKDAFGLPTLTFNVTIRENEIAMRRDMQNAAAEMLEAAGFKNVQGKDGGYAPGLGIHEMGTARMGRDPKTSVLNAHNQVHECKNVYVTDGAAMTSASCVNPSLTYMALTARAADHAVKARKRGDL, from the coding sequence ATGGCCAATCTGAACGGCCGCGCGCGTCGAAAGAACACGTACGACGCCATCGTGGTGGGTAGCGGTATTACCGGCGGCATAGCCGCCAAGGAGCTGACCCAGAAGGGCCTCAAGGTTCTGGTCCTGGAGCGGGGGCGCATGGTCCGTCACCTCGAGGACTATCCGACCGCCGTCCTCGATCCCTGGCAGACAAAGTACCCGCAGGGACAGCTGCCGCAGGCCGAGCTGGCCGCGCACTATCCGGTGCAGCGCCGCACCAACTACACGATGACGGAATACACCCAGCACTTCTTCGTCCGCGACGACGAGAACCCGTATTCCGAGGAAAGCCGCTTCGACTGGATCCGGGGCTATCACGTCGGCGGCCGCTCGCTGACCTGGGGGCGCCAGAGCTATCGTCACAGCCCGATCGACTTCGAGGCCAACGGCCGCGAGGGGATCGGGGTCGACTGGCCGATCCGCTACGAGGACCTGGCTCCCTGGTACGAGCACGTCGAGCGCTTCATCGGCGTGTCAGGCCAGCGCGAGGGCCTGGCCCACTTCCCCGACGGCCACTACCAGCCGCCGATGGAAATGAACTGCGTAGAGAAGGCCTTCAAGGCCAAGTCCGAGGCGCGCTTTCCCGAGCGCCGGGTCTCGATCGGCCGGGCGGCGCACCTGACCGAGCCGACCGAGGAGCAGCTGAGCCTGGGTCGCACCAAGTGCCAGTTCCGCAACATGTGCATCCGCGGCTGCCCGTTCGGCGGCTACTACAGCTCAAATTCCGGTGGGCTGGTGGCGGCGGAACGCACCGGCAACATGGTGATCCGGCCCAACTCGATCGTCACCGAGCTGATCTATGACGAGAAGGCGGGCAAGGCGACCGGCGTGCGCATCCTGGACGCCGAGACGAAGAAGGACGAGGAGTTCTACGCCGACGTCGTGTTCCTGTGCGCCTCGGCCTTCAACTCGACCTGGATCATGATGAACTCGACGAGTTCGCGGTTTCCCAATGGTTTCGGCAACGCCAGCGACCAGCTGGGCCGCAATGTCATGGACCACCATCTGGGCGTGGGCGCGACCGGCGAGGCGCCCGAGTTCGCCGACATGTATTATTCGGGGCGGCGGCCGAACGGCATCTACGTGCCGCGCTTCCGCAACCTGGGCGACGCGGCCACCAAGCGCAGCGACTATCTGCGCGGCTTCGGCTACCAGGGCGGCGCCTATCGGGCGGGCTGGGACCGGGATCTGGGCAATCGCGCCCAAGGCGCCAAGGGTTTCGGCGCGAGCCGCAAGGCCGCGCTCAGCCAGCCTGGTCCTTGGACCATGGGGCTGGGCGGTTTCGGCGAGATCCTTCCCTACGAGGACAACCGCGTCACCCTGAACCGAGACGTGAAGGACGCGTTCGGCCTGCCGACCCTGACATTCAACGTCACCATCCGCGAGAACGAGATCGCCATGCGCCGCGACATGCAGAATGCGGCGGCCGAGATGCTGGAGGCGGCGGGCTTCAAGAACGTCCAGGGCAAGGATGGCGGTTACGCGCCAGGCCTGGGCATCCACGAGATGGGCACCGCCCGCATGGGGCGCGATCCCAAGACCTCGGTGCTGAACGCCCACAACCAGGTCCACGAGTGCAAGAACGTCTATGTCACCGATGGCGCGGCCATGACCTCGGCCTCGTGCGTGAACCCGTCCCTGACCTACATGGCGCTGACGGCGCGGGCCGCCGACCATGCGGTCAAGGCTCGCAAGCGGGGAGACCTGTGA
- a CDS encoding LysR family transcriptional regulator produces MDVRQLRHFAAVAETLHFGRAAERLHMTQPPLSQSIMSLERVLGAPLFARTKRNVRLTPLGEQWLPHVLEVLSSLDDLPTLARGIRDGQTGRLSLSFVSTADYSVLPSLVRRYSQAFPNVEIQLVEATSDVQLPALVNGERHAGIIIPSAEQPLPLSLSYRRLLREPLVAAVPSAWIDSGRIGDAEALSPDEVLASPLILFPRQVAPAFHDLVTGYFTALGGRARIVQEAIQMQTIISLVSSGLGIALVPASLRNLARTGVRYVPLAGQAPELETGLAWRGDDIAPPLVNFLRLLD; encoded by the coding sequence ATGGACGTTCGGCAACTCCGCCATTTCGCCGCCGTGGCCGAAACCCTGCATTTCGGTCGCGCCGCGGAACGGTTGCACATGACCCAGCCGCCGCTGAGCCAGTCGATCATGAGCTTGGAACGTGTGCTGGGCGCCCCGCTGTTCGCCCGCACCAAGCGCAACGTGCGGCTGACGCCGCTGGGCGAGCAGTGGCTGCCGCACGTGCTGGAGGTCCTGTCCAGCCTCGACGACCTGCCCACCCTCGCGCGCGGCATCCGCGACGGCCAGACCGGACGGCTGTCGCTGTCGTTCGTCAGCACGGCCGACTACAGCGTCCTGCCGTCCCTGGTGCGGCGGTATTCCCAGGCTTTCCCCAATGTCGAGATCCAGCTGGTCGAAGCCACCAGCGACGTGCAGCTGCCCGCGCTGGTGAACGGCGAGCGGCACGCGGGCATCATCATCCCGTCGGCCGAACAGCCGCTGCCACTGTCGTTGAGCTATCGCCGGCTGCTGCGCGAACCTCTAGTGGCCGCTGTTCCAAGCGCCTGGATCGACTCCGGACGCATCGGCGACGCCGAGGCGCTGTCCCCCGATGAGGTGCTGGCCTCGCCGCTGATCCTGTTCCCCAGACAGGTCGCCCCGGCCTTCCACGACCTGGTCACCGGCTATTTCACCGCCCTGGGCGGACGGGCGCGGATCGTCCAGGAGGCCATCCAGATGCAGACGATCATCAGCCTGGTGTCGAGCGGCCTGGGGATCGCCCTGGTGCCGGCGTCCCTGCGCAACCTGGCTCGGACCGGCGTCCGCTACGTTCCGCTGGCGGGCCAGGCGCCCGAGCTGGAGACGGGGCTGGCCTGGCGCGGCGACGACATCGCCCCGCCGCTGGTCAACTTCCTGCGACTGCTCGACTAG
- a CDS encoding MFS transporter — translation MKTSFRLFLMMVLQLAIWGAWAPKIFPYMGMLGFAPWQQSLVGSSWGVAALVGIFFSNQFADRNFSAERFLAVSHLIGGLALVGTAFATSFWPFFACYLIFSLVYVPTLSVTNSIAFANLRDPAADFGAVRMGGTVGWVLVSWPFVFLLGAHSSAEQVRWIFLVAAILSFVFAAYSLTLPHTPARKDAPGIDNLAWRRAFKLLAAPFVLVLFLVTFIDSVIHNGYFVMADAFLTNRVGIAGNLSMVVLSLGQVAEILTMFFLGRVLVRLGWKITMIIGVLGHAARFAVFAFFADSIPVIVAVQLLHGICYAFFFATVYIFVDAVFPKDVRSSAQGLFNLLILGVGNVVASFLFPSLISRLSAGGTVDYTSLFLVPTGMALAAVVLLALFFRPPSRGPVAETDDVPATASPAQV, via the coding sequence ATGAAGACGAGCTTCCGGCTCTTCCTGATGATGGTGCTGCAACTGGCGATCTGGGGCGCCTGGGCGCCGAAGATCTTTCCCTACATGGGCATGCTGGGCTTCGCGCCGTGGCAGCAATCGCTGGTCGGCAGCTCGTGGGGCGTGGCCGCCCTGGTCGGCATCTTCTTCTCCAATCAGTTCGCGGACCGCAACTTCTCGGCCGAGCGCTTCCTGGCGGTCAGCCACCTGATCGGCGGCCTGGCCCTGGTCGGGACCGCGTTCGCGACCAGTTTCTGGCCCTTCTTCGCCTGCTACCTGATCTTCAGCCTGGTCTATGTGCCGACCCTGTCGGTGACCAACTCGATCGCCTTCGCCAATCTGCGCGATCCGGCCGCCGACTTCGGCGCGGTGCGCATGGGCGGCACGGTCGGCTGGGTGCTGGTCAGCTGGCCCTTCGTCTTCCTGCTGGGCGCCCATTCCTCGGCCGAACAGGTGCGGTGGATCTTCCTGGTCGCGGCGATCCTGTCGTTCGTCTTCGCCGCCTATTCGCTGACCCTGCCGCATACGCCGGCCCGCAAGGACGCGCCGGGGATCGACAACCTGGCCTGGCGGCGCGCCTTCAAGCTGCTGGCCGCGCCATTCGTGCTGGTGCTGTTCCTGGTCACCTTCATCGATTCCGTGATCCATAACGGCTACTTCGTCATGGCCGACGCCTTCCTGACTAATCGCGTTGGGATCGCCGGCAACCTCAGCATGGTGGTGCTGAGCCTGGGCCAGGTGGCCGAGATCCTCACCATGTTCTTCCTGGGTCGCGTGCTGGTCAGGCTGGGCTGGAAGATCACGATGATCATCGGCGTGCTGGGCCACGCCGCGCGCTTTGCGGTCTTCGCCTTCTTCGCCGACAGCATCCCGGTGATCGTGGCCGTGCAGTTGCTGCACGGGATCTGCTACGCGTTCTTCTTCGCCACCGTGTACATCTTCGTCGACGCGGTGTTCCCCAAGGACGTCCGCTCCAGCGCCCAGGGTCTGTTCAACCTGTTGATCCTGGGCGTCGGCAACGTGGTCGCCAGCTTCCTCTTCCCGTCGCTGATCAGCCGTCTCAGCGCTGGCGGGACGGTGGACTACACCAGTCTGTTCCTCGTCCCGACCGGCATGGCCTTGGCGGCCGTGGTCCTGCTGGCCCTATTCTTCCGTCCGCCGTCGCGTGGTCCGGTCGCCGAGACCGATGACGTTCCCGCCACCGCCAGCCCGGCTCAAGTCTAG
- a CDS encoding Gfo/Idh/MocA family protein, whose translation MSLRLAMVGGGPGSFIGPVHRMAAELDGRIRLVAGVFSRDPAKNAKAAADWGVAPDRVYPDHHAMIAAERARGDGVDLVSVVTPNHLHFDVSAAALRGGLHVISDKPATLNLAQARELAEVVAASGKLYGLTYTYTGYPMVREAREIVARGDLGAVRKVVVEYSQGWLSKPLERDGDNKQASWRADPAQSGVGGCIGDIGVHAFNIAEFVTGVRVERLCADVSTIVPGRGLDDDCNVLLRFEGGARGVLIASQVSAGARNGLTLSVYGEKGGLTWSHEDPNLLTLDWLDGPSQVLHAGSGYLGAAARAVTRLPTGHPEGFIEAFANIYRDFADAIASGQGGGFVPDIAEGVRGMAFVERAVAASRDDAGWVTLEGAGR comes from the coding sequence ATGAGCCTGCGACTGGCCATGGTCGGCGGCGGACCGGGCTCGTTCATCGGGCCCGTGCACCGCATGGCCGCCGAGCTGGACGGCCGCATCCGACTCGTTGCCGGGGTATTCAGCCGCGACCCGGCCAAGAACGCCAAGGCGGCCGCCGACTGGGGCGTCGCGCCTGACCGGGTCTATCCGGATCATCACGCGATGATCGCGGCCGAACGGGCGCGGGGCGATGGTGTCGACCTGGTCTCGGTCGTCACGCCCAACCACCTGCATTTCGACGTTTCGGCCGCCGCGCTGCGGGGCGGCCTGCATGTGATCAGCGACAAGCCCGCGACCCTGAACCTGGCCCAGGCGCGGGAGCTGGCCGAGGTGGTCGCCGCCTCGGGCAAGCTCTATGGCCTGACCTACACCTACACCGGCTATCCGATGGTCCGCGAGGCGCGCGAGATCGTGGCGCGCGGCGATCTGGGCGCCGTGCGCAAGGTGGTCGTCGAGTATTCGCAGGGCTGGCTGTCGAAGCCGCTGGAGCGCGACGGCGACAACAAGCAGGCCAGTTGGCGAGCCGATCCCGCCCAGTCGGGCGTCGGCGGCTGCATCGGCGACATCGGCGTGCACGCCTTCAACATCGCCGAGTTCGTGACCGGCGTTCGCGTCGAGCGCCTGTGCGCCGACGTCTCGACCATCGTGCCCGGGCGAGGCCTGGACGACGACTGCAATGTGCTGCTGCGGTTCGAGGGCGGCGCGCGGGGCGTGCTGATCGCCTCGCAGGTCTCGGCCGGCGCGCGCAACGGCCTGACCCTCAGCGTCTATGGCGAGAAGGGCGGCCTGACCTGGTCGCACGAGGATCCCAACTTGCTGACCCTGGACTGGCTGGACGGCCCCAGCCAGGTGCTGCATGCCGGCTCGGGCTATCTGGGCGCGGCCGCCCGCGCTGTGACGCGGCTGCCGACGGGACATCCGGAAGGCTTCATCGAGGCCTTCGCCAACATCTATCGCGACTTCGCCGACGCCATCGCGAGCGGCCAGGGCGGCGGGTTCGTGCCCGACATCGCGGAGGGCGTGCGCGGCATGGCCTTCGTCGAGCGCGCCGTGGCGGCCAGCCGGGACGACGCGGGCTGGGTCACGCTTGAAGGAGCAGGGCGATGA
- a CDS encoding DUF1080 domain-containing protein, translated as MGYIARKLGISRQNRRVTGRNKDTMSRPTVRTRRLAAGLLLGGLAFCASVAASAQEPKAGPWRPLFDGKTLNGWTPKVAKHPAGENYRDTFVVDHGAIRVSYAGYDKLDGQFGHLFYKTPFKAYRLRLTYRFLTEGGLPDTPAWARSNSGIMFLSQSPESMTVDQPFPVSVEFQLLGKDGDAPRPTGAVCTPGITITIDGAKVKEHCTVPANAPTIPNGTWVQAELDVLPNGEITQKINGVAVHHYADATLDPDDTVAGGAKPYILARGAQPVTEGYIALQSEGHPIEFKDIQIQELTAR; from the coding sequence ATGGGTTACATTGCAAGAAAGCTCGGCATTTCACGTCAAAATCGTCGTGTCACAGGGAGGAACAAGGACACCATGAGCAGACCAACCGTTCGGACTCGCCGCCTCGCCGCCGGATTGCTGCTGGGCGGCCTGGCGTTTTGCGCGAGCGTCGCCGCCAGCGCCCAGGAGCCCAAGGCCGGGCCGTGGCGCCCCCTGTTCGACGGCAAGACCCTGAACGGCTGGACGCCGAAGGTCGCCAAGCATCCCGCCGGCGAGAACTATCGCGACACCTTCGTGGTCGACCATGGCGCGATCCGGGTGTCCTACGCCGGCTACGACAAGCTGGACGGCCAGTTCGGACACCTGTTCTACAAGACCCCGTTCAAGGCCTATCGCCTGCGCCTGACCTACCGCTTCCTCACCGAAGGCGGCCTGCCGGACACGCCGGCCTGGGCGCGCAGCAACAGCGGGATCATGTTTCTCAGCCAGAGCCCGGAAAGCATGACGGTCGACCAGCCCTTCCCGGTCTCGGTCGAGTTCCAGCTGCTCGGCAAGGATGGCGACGCGCCCCGTCCCACCGGCGCGGTCTGTACGCCGGGGATCACCATCACCATCGACGGCGCCAAGGTCAAAGAGCACTGCACGGTCCCCGCCAACGCCCCGACCATCCCGAACGGGACCTGGGTCCAGGCCGAACTCGACGTCCTGCCGAACGGCGAGATCACCCAGAAGATCAACGGCGTGGCGGTCCACCACTATGCGGACGCCACCCTGGATCCCGACGACACCGTCGCGGGCGGCGCCAAGCCCTACATCCTGGCGCGCGGTGCCCAGCCGGTGACCGAGGGCTACATCGCCCTGCAGAGCGAGGGCCACCCGATCGAGTTCAAGGACATCCAGATCCAGGAGCTGACGGCGCGCTAG